One region of Silene latifolia isolate original U9 population unplaced genomic scaffold, ASM4854445v1 scaffold_57, whole genome shotgun sequence genomic DNA includes:
- the LOC141639722 gene encoding putative DNA (cytosine-5)-methyltransferase CMT1, translated as MDEMKAGNDEVSQVDEVPRPEMRLLDLYSGCGAMSTGLCLGANMQGINLVTKWAVDINKYACESLKLNHPETKVRNETVDDFLTLYSKSGRGYVQATC; from the exons ATGGATGAGATGAAAGCCGGAAATGATGAAGTGAGTCAAGTAGACGAGGTACCACGTCCTGAGATGCGGCTGTTAGACCTCTACTCAGGTTGTGGTGCAATGTCAACGGGGTTGTGCTTGGGTGCTAACATGCAAGGCATCAACCTTGTCACC AAATGGGCAGTGGACATCAACAAGTATGCTTGTGAGAGTCTTAAACTCAATCATCCAGAGACTAAG GTAAGGAATGAAACAGTCGATGACTTTTTGACTCTCTACTCAAAGAGTGGAAGAGGTTATGTGCAAGCTACTTGTTGA